In the Rhizobium sp. CB3090 genome, one interval contains:
- a CDS encoding IS630 family transposase (programmed frameshift) — MGTALKIREDYTADELRRLARQSRDADWSRRLLALSVIYEGGSRSQAASIGGVGLQIIRDWVERFNLHGPDGLKTGKATGREPLLDDKQRKALAEAVEKGPVPYLDGVVRWRLVDLVQWLWQEHRVLVSRQTLGRELNAMGYRKLTARPKHHAQDPQAIEEFKKNFPAAVAEIAAGAAKGKRIEIWFQDEARIGQKNKITRRWAKRGTRPSAPHDQRTRSAYIFGAICPKLGKAAALVMPWCDTYAMNQHLMEISRHVAEDAHAILIMDQAGWHMSNNLTVPENVTILPLPPKSPELNPVENLWQFMRENWLSNRVFKSYEDIVDHCCDAWHKLQRQPWRVMSIGHRKWADEF, encoded by the exons ATGGGAACAGCACTGAAGATCCGCGAGGACTATACGGCTGATGAATTGCGTCGGCTGGCGAGGCAGAGCCGGGATGCAGATTGGTCCCGCCGGTTGCTTGCCTTGTCGGTCATTTACGAGGGCGGTTCGCGGAGCCAGGCGGCGTCGATTGGCGGGGTGGGTTTGCAGATCATCCGCGATTGGGTTGAGCGTTTCAATCTGCACGGTCCTGATGGTCTGAAGACAGGCAAGGCGACGGGGCGGGAGCCCTTGCTCGATGACAAGCAGCGCAAGGCGCTTGCCGAGGCGGTCGAGAAAGGTCCTGTTCCCTATCTCGATGGCGTCGTGCGCTGGAGGCTCGTTGATCTGGTGCAATGGCTTTGGCAGGAGCATCGTGTCTTGGTGAGCCGCCAGACGCTGGGGCGCGAGTTGAATGCCATGGGCTATCGCAAACTCACCGCACGTCCCAAGCACCATGCACAAGACCCGCAAGCGATCGAGGAATTTAAAAAAA ACTTCCCCGCCGCAGTGGCGGAAATCGCTGCCGGAGCCGCTAAAGGAAAACGAATAGAAATCTGGTTCCAGGACGAAGCCCGCATCGGCCAGAAGAACAAGATCACCCGTCGCTGGGCCAAGCGCGGAACACGGCCCTCAGCGCCGCACGACCAGCGCACGAGATCGGCCTATATCTTCGGTGCGATTTGCCCGAAGCTCGGCAAGGCCGCCGCACTCGTCATGCCGTGGTGCGACACCTATGCCATGAACCAGCATCTGATGGAAATCTCCCGCCATGTCGCCGAAGACGCCCACGCTATCCTCATCATGGATCAGGCGGGCTGGCACATGTCCAACAATCTCACCGTGCCCGAAAACGTCACCATCTTGCCGCTGCCGCCAAAGTCGCCCGAACTCAACCCGGTTGAAAACCTCTGGCAGTTCATGCGCGAAAACTGGCTCTCCAACCGCGTCTTCAAATCTTACGAGGACATCGTCGATCACTGCTGCGATGCTTGGCACAAGCTCCAACGCCAGCCTTGGCGCGTCATGTCAAT
- a CDS encoding SH3 domain-containing protein has translation MTYFHNLCAGFGLALIFLTTAAIAAPMRALPVAATSWNKGRETGLPIPRYVSLKAHKARMRAGPSTIYPTKWIYTKPGLPLEIIDEYGHWRQVRDDTGTTGWMHSALLSGLRTAVVGPWLKTNAMLRGSPETTATLIAELQPGVLLSLRSCTGIWCSVSVQKHSASGYIKQNMLWGAYPGEMFR, from the coding sequence TTGACTTACTTTCACAATCTATGCGCCGGTTTTGGCCTTGCTCTGATCTTTCTGACGACCGCAGCCATCGCTGCACCAATGCGGGCGCTGCCCGTTGCCGCTACGAGTTGGAACAAGGGGCGGGAGACGGGGCTGCCGATCCCTCGCTACGTGTCGCTGAAGGCCCATAAAGCGCGTATGCGCGCAGGACCGTCGACGATCTATCCCACCAAATGGATCTATACGAAACCCGGCCTGCCGCTGGAGATCATTGATGAATACGGCCATTGGCGGCAGGTGCGCGATGACACCGGCACCACCGGCTGGATGCATAGCGCGCTTCTTTCGGGGCTGCGCACGGCGGTTGTCGGGCCATGGCTGAAGACAAACGCAATGTTGCGCGGAAGCCCGGAAACGACCGCCACACTTATCGCCGAACTGCAGCCCGGCGTTCTGCTGTCGCTGCGCTCCTGCACCGGCATTTGGTGCAGCGTCTCCGTGCAGAAGCATTCCGCAAGCGGCTATATCAAGCAGAACATGCTCTGGGGTGCCTATCCCGGCGAAATGTTTCGGTGA
- the glmM gene encoding phosphoglucosamine mutase — MKRRYFGTDGIRGQSNIYPMTPDLAMRVGIAAGTIFHRGSHRHRVVIGKDTRLSGYMLENAMVAGFTAAGVDAFVLGPIPTPAVAMLTRSLRADIGVMISASHNPYEDNGIKLFGPDGYKLSDDLETKIEDLLEKDITAHLAKSENIGRAKRVDGVHDRYIEHAKRTLPRDVTLQGLRIAIDCANGAAYKVAPAVLWELGADVVTIGNEPNGTNINLNCGSTSPVALQKKVDEVRADIGIALDGDADRVIIVDETGTIIDGDQLMAVIAESWAESQLLRGNGIVATVMSNLGLERFLEDKGMALARTAVGDRYVVEHMRQHNYNVGGEQSGHIVLSDYGTTGDGLVAALQILAAVKRTGKPVSEVCRRFEPVPQLLRNVRISGGKPLEDIQVRQAIADAENELARNGRLVIRPSGTEPLIRVMAEGDDRGQIERIVGGLIDVISNVRNAA; from the coding sequence ATGAAACGTCGCTATTTCGGAACGGACGGAATCCGCGGTCAATCCAATATTTATCCGATGACGCCGGATCTCGCCATGCGCGTGGGCATCGCCGCCGGCACGATCTTCCATCGGGGTAGTCATCGACATCGAGTGGTCATCGGCAAGGATACCCGTCTCTCCGGTTATATGCTGGAAAACGCCATGGTGGCGGGCTTTACCGCAGCCGGTGTCGATGCGTTCGTTCTCGGCCCTATCCCGACACCCGCTGTCGCCATGCTGACGCGGTCGCTTCGTGCCGATATCGGCGTCATGATCTCCGCTTCGCACAATCCTTACGAAGACAACGGCATCAAGCTTTTCGGCCCCGACGGCTACAAGCTGTCCGATGATCTCGAAACGAAGATCGAGGATCTGCTGGAAAAGGACATAACGGCCCATCTTGCCAAGTCCGAGAACATCGGCCGCGCCAAGCGCGTCGACGGCGTGCACGACCGCTATATCGAACATGCCAAACGCACGCTGCCGCGCGATGTTACCCTTCAGGGCCTGCGCATCGCCATCGATTGCGCCAATGGCGCCGCCTATAAGGTTGCGCCCGCAGTGCTGTGGGAACTCGGCGCCGACGTCGTGACCATCGGCAACGAGCCGAACGGCACCAACATCAATCTCAATTGCGGTTCCACCAGCCCGGTCGCGCTGCAGAAGAAGGTGGACGAAGTGCGTGCCGATATCGGCATTGCGCTCGATGGCGATGCCGATCGTGTCATCATCGTGGACGAAACCGGCACGATCATCGACGGCGACCAACTAATGGCCGTTATCGCCGAGAGCTGGGCCGAGAGCCAGTTGCTGCGTGGCAACGGCATCGTCGCGACCGTCATGTCCAATCTCGGTCTGGAACGCTTCCTGGAAGACAAGGGAATGGCACTTGCCCGCACCGCGGTCGGCGACCGTTACGTTGTCGAGCATATGCGCCAGCACAATTACAATGTGGGCGGCGAGCAGTCCGGCCATATCGTGCTCTCCGATTACGGCACGACCGGCGACGGCCTCGTGGCGGCACTGCAGATACTGGCTGCGGTCAAGCGCACCGGCAAGCCGGTCAGCGAAGTCTGCCGGCGCTTCGAACCGGTGCCGCAGCTCCTGCGTAATGTCCGCATTTCCGGCGGCAAGCCGTTGGAAGACATACAGGTGCGCCAGGCGATCGCCGATGCCGAAAATGAGCTCGCCCGTAATGGCCGCTTGGTTATCCGCCCCTCCGGCACCGAGCCGCTGATCCGCGTCATGGCGGAGGGCGACGACCGGGGCCAGATCGAGCGCATTGTCGGCGGCCTGATCGATGTGATCTCGAATGTCCGCAATGCTGCCTGA
- a CDS encoding GDCCVxC domain-containing (seleno)protein, whose amino-acid sequence MSEASVILSSTITCPICRFKATETMPLDACQHFYECKGCGAILRPKVGDCCVFCSYGTVPCPPMQAQGRGERE is encoded by the coding sequence ATGAGCGAAGCATCCGTGATCCTCAGCTCCACGATCACCTGTCCGATCTGCCGCTTCAAGGCGACCGAAACGATGCCATTAGACGCTTGTCAGCATTTCTATGAATGCAAGGGCTGCGGTGCCATCCTTCGGCCGAAGGTCGGCGATTGTTGTGTGTTCTGCTCATACGGAACCGTTCCTTGTCCGCCGATGCAGGCTCAGGGCAGGGGCGAGCGCGAGTAA
- the ftsH gene encoding ATP-dependent zinc metalloprotease FtsH, whose translation MNPNFRNFALWAIIALLLIALFSMFQNAPAQTGSREIPYSQFLREVDSGRVRDVTVTGNRVVGSYVENGTPFQTYAPVVDDSLLERLQSKNVNIVGRPESDGSSSFLSYLGTLLPMLLILGVWLFFMRQMQGGSRGAMGFGKSKAKLLTEAHGRVTFDDVAGVDEAKQDLEEIVEFLRDPQKFQRLGGRIPRGVLLVGPPGTGKTLLARAIAGEANVPFFTISGSDFVEMFVGVGASRVRDMFEQAKKNAPCIIFIDEIDAVGRHRGAGLGGGNDEREQTLNQLLVEMDGFEANEGIILIAATNRPDVLDPALLRPGRFDRQVVVPNPDIVGRERILKVHARNVPLAPNVDLKTLARGTPGFSGADLMNLVNEAALMAARRNKRLVTMQEFEDAKDKIMMGAERRSSAMTEAEKKLTAYHEAGHAITALNVAIADPLHKATIIPRGRALGMVMQLPEGDRYSMSYKWMVSRLCIMMGGRVAEELTFGKENITSGASSDIEQATKLARAMVTQWGFSDELGQVAYGENQQEVFLGHSVSQSKNVSEATAQKIDNEVRRLIDQAYQQARDILTEKHDEFVALAEGLLEYETLTGEEIKALIRGEKPARDLGDDTPPSRGSAVPKTGAKKDGQLGTKGDEPEGGFEPQPR comes from the coding sequence ATGAACCCTAATTTTCGTAATTTCGCTCTGTGGGCAATCATAGCTTTATTGCTGATTGCTCTGTTCAGCATGTTCCAGAACGCGCCGGCACAAACAGGCTCCAGGGAAATTCCATATTCGCAGTTCCTCCGGGAAGTTGATTCAGGCCGCGTCCGCGACGTTACCGTTACCGGCAATCGCGTGGTCGGCAGCTATGTCGAAAACGGAACACCCTTCCAGACCTATGCTCCGGTCGTGGACGACAGCCTGCTTGAACGCCTGCAAAGCAAGAACGTCAACATTGTCGGCCGCCCGGAATCGGATGGTTCCTCGAGCTTCCTGAGCTATCTCGGCACGCTACTGCCGATGCTCCTGATCCTTGGCGTCTGGCTGTTCTTCATGCGGCAGATGCAGGGTGGCTCGCGAGGCGCCATGGGCTTCGGCAAGTCCAAGGCCAAGCTTTTGACGGAAGCGCATGGCCGCGTCACCTTCGATGATGTCGCCGGTGTCGACGAAGCCAAGCAGGACTTGGAAGAAATCGTGGAATTCCTGCGCGACCCGCAGAAGTTCCAGCGTCTTGGCGGCCGTATTCCGCGTGGCGTTCTGCTCGTCGGCCCTCCGGGCACGGGTAAGACGCTTCTGGCGCGCGCCATTGCCGGCGAGGCCAATGTGCCGTTCTTCACCATTTCCGGTTCCGACTTCGTCGAAATGTTCGTCGGGGTCGGCGCCAGCCGCGTCCGCGACATGTTCGAACAGGCCAAGAAGAACGCGCCCTGCATCATCTTCATCGACGAAATCGACGCCGTCGGTCGCCATCGCGGCGCCGGTCTCGGCGGCGGTAACGATGAACGCGAGCAGACGCTGAACCAGTTGCTGGTCGAGATGGACGGTTTCGAAGCCAATGAGGGCATCATCCTCATTGCGGCCACCAACCGCCCCGACGTTCTCGACCCGGCGCTGCTGCGCCCGGGCCGTTTCGACCGTCAGGTCGTCGTGCCGAACCCGGACATCGTCGGCCGCGAGCGCATTCTGAAGGTGCACGCCCGCAACGTGCCGCTGGCTCCGAATGTCGATCTGAAGACTCTTGCCCGCGGTACGCCCGGCTTTTCCGGCGCGGACCTGATGAACCTCGTCAACGAAGCCGCCCTGATGGCCGCGCGCCGCAACAAGCGCCTGGTCACCATGCAGGAATTCGAAGACGCCAAGGACAAGATCATGATGGGCGCGGAGCGCCGCTCTTCGGCGATGACCGAGGCGGAAAAGAAGCTCACCGCCTATCACGAAGCCGGTCATGCGATCACGGCGCTCAACGTCGCCATCGCCGATCCGCTGCATAAGGCGACCATCATTCCGCGCGGTCGTGCGCTCGGCATGGTCATGCAGCTTCCCGAGGGCGACCGCTACTCGATGAGCTACAAGTGGATGGTATCGCGCCTCTGCATCATGATGGGCGGCCGCGTTGCTGAAGAACTCACCTTCGGCAAGGAGAACATCACTTCCGGCGCGTCCTCGGACATCGAGCAGGCCACCAAGCTTGCCCGCGCGATGGTTACGCAATGGGGCTTTTCCGATGAGCTCGGCCAGGTTGCCTATGGTGAAAACCAGCAGGAGGTCTTCCTCGGCCACTCCGTCTCGCAGTCGAAGAATGTCTCCGAGGCGACCGCGCAGAAGATCGACAACGAAGTCCGCCGCCTGATCGACCAGGCCTATCAGCAGGCCAGGGATATCCTCACTGAGAAGCACGACGAGTTCGTGGCATTGGCCGAAGGCCTGCTCGAATATGAAACGCTGACCGGCGAAGAGATCAAGGCGCTGATTCGCGGCGAAAAGCCCGCTCGCGATCTCGGCGACGACACCCCCCCGAGCCGCGGCTCGGCGGTGCCGAAGACCGGCGCTAAAAAGGATGGCCAGCTAGGTACCAAGGGCGACGAGCCCGAAGGTGGTTTTGAGCCGCAGCCGCGCTGA
- the tilS gene encoding tRNA lysidine(34) synthetase TilS, whose translation MSGEAVTGAATAQMPDAAAADFIHSLFKPAHILVAISGGSDSTGLLAALAEQLKSYPNSDIALSAATIDHGLRPESADEARDVAALCVSLGVPHIIRRWEGEKPKSGIMAAAREARYGLLADIAAEISATLVVTAHTLDDQRETLAMRAARSNETESVGGTGIADAMLFNRRLWIVRPFLACWRADIRTYLARRGMSWLDDPSNEDVRYERVRTRKRLAQDAASPLASDGGAARAVLSTEAAAWLDRYVMVYAGVLCAVGRDALAADEAVLSYALPYLTAVFGGEPYGPGRERMRRILDFIGEGKPGRRTAGGVVFDLRRDGLYLMRENRDIRPLELASGAAGIWDGRFQIINRGTTAVRIEAAGARGAAEFPEGLPKGAVQRARAVLPLVISGDGENAASAAIVPYLAPFDRFLTRFDLTFADRLSACFGREPYARPPL comes from the coding sequence ATGTCGGGTGAAGCTGTGACTGGTGCTGCCACAGCCCAAATGCCAGACGCCGCAGCGGCCGATTTTATTCATTCCCTTTTCAAGCCCGCCCATATTCTGGTCGCCATTTCCGGCGGCAGCGATTCGACCGGCCTCCTGGCTGCTTTAGCCGAGCAGCTGAAATCTTACCCGAATTCAGACATCGCCCTTTCCGCCGCCACGATCGATCATGGTTTGCGGCCGGAGTCTGCCGATGAAGCGCGCGATGTTGCCGCCCTCTGCGTTTCGCTTGGCGTACCCCATATTATTCGCCGCTGGGAGGGCGAAAAGCCGAAGAGCGGTATCATGGCGGCTGCGCGCGAGGCGCGTTATGGGCTGCTTGCCGATATCGCCGCCGAAATCTCTGCCACCCTTGTCGTTACCGCCCACACGCTTGATGACCAGCGCGAGACCTTGGCCATGCGCGCTGCACGTTCGAACGAGACTGAAAGCGTTGGCGGCACCGGCATCGCCGACGCCATGCTATTCAATCGGCGTCTTTGGATCGTCAGGCCGTTTCTCGCCTGCTGGCGGGCGGATATTCGGACCTATCTCGCCCGGCGGGGCATGTCCTGGCTGGATGATCCCAGCAATGAGGATGTTCGCTATGAGCGCGTGCGCACGCGCAAACGCTTGGCGCAGGATGCCGCGTCACCTTTGGCATCTGACGGCGGGGCGGCTCGTGCGGTACTTTCGACGGAAGCTGCTGCATGGCTGGACAGATATGTGATGGTTTATGCGGGCGTGCTTTGCGCCGTCGGCCGCGATGCGCTGGCGGCTGACGAGGCAGTTCTCTCCTATGCGCTCCCTTATCTTACGGCCGTATTCGGCGGTGAACCCTACGGGCCGGGCCGCGAACGGATGCGTCGCATCCTGGATTTCATCGGCGAGGGAAAGCCGGGGCGGCGCACGGCGGGCGGGGTTGTTTTCGATCTGCGCCGCGACGGGCTTTATCTCATGCGCGAAAACCGTGATATCCGGCCGCTTGAGCTTGCATCAGGAGCGGCTGGCATATGGGATGGCCGCTTTCAGATCATTAATCGCGGCACGACCGCCGTCCGTATCGAAGCAGCGGGCGCGAGAGGTGCTGCGGAATTTCCGGAGGGTTTGCCGAAAGGTGCCGTGCAGCGTGCGCGGGCGGTGCTGCCGCTGGTCATCAGCGGCGACGGCGAAAACGCCGCGTCTGCCGCGATTGTGCCGTATCTTGCGCCTTTCGACCGCTTTTTGACACGATTCGATCTCACATTTGCGGATCGGTTGTCGGCCTGCTTTGGCCGTGAACCCTATGCGCGGCCGCCACTTTGA
- the ybgF gene encoding tol-pal system protein YbgF: MRKLVVASLLCLAAVAGSERDASALNLFGLHLGGRSASEQAVPNNAAPQRQFGQAPVINVQNSDAEVRLQQLEDQMRQLNGRVEEMSYQLLQMQEQIRKTQEDNEFRFQQLEKRGGGGTGGAAGTSSGGSMKKSEADVPAQGGGGQQQDDIAGVISDSQGGDTPNTAQQGGGSGKPPSQLGSIQFDQNGKQVGSTATRANNGSGAAPAAGSGTQTASLGNEGDQYKSAYGHVLSGDYSVAEQEFRQYIDSYPNSSRAADANFWLGEALYSQGKYNDAAKTFLNAHQKYSTSEKAPEMLLKLGMSLAALDNKDTACATLREVTKRYPKASKAVTTKVASEQKRLAC, from the coding sequence ATGAGAAAACTTGTCGTGGCGAGCTTGCTTTGTCTCGCCGCCGTCGCTGGCAGCGAGCGTGACGCGTCTGCCTTAAATCTGTTCGGACTTCATTTGGGCGGTCGCAGTGCATCGGAACAGGCCGTTCCGAACAATGCCGCTCCCCAGAGGCAATTCGGGCAGGCACCGGTCATCAACGTTCAAAACAGCGATGCTGAAGTCCGCTTGCAGCAGCTTGAGGACCAGATGCGCCAGTTGAACGGCCGCGTCGAAGAAATGAGCTATCAGTTGCTGCAGATGCAGGAACAGATCCGCAAGACGCAGGAAGACAATGAATTCCGCTTCCAGCAGCTTGAAAAGCGTGGCGGCGGAGGCACTGGCGGCGCAGCCGGCACCAGCAGCGGCGGCTCGATGAAGAAGAGTGAGGCCGATGTCCCGGCGCAGGGCGGCGGCGGTCAGCAGCAGGACGACATTGCCGGCGTCATCAGCGATTCGCAAGGCGGCGACACGCCGAATACCGCGCAACAGGGCGGCGGTTCCGGCAAGCCGCCGAGCCAGCTTGGCTCGATCCAATTCGATCAGAACGGCAAGCAGGTTGGCTCGACGGCAACGCGCGCCAACAACGGTTCGGGCGCGGCACCTGCTGCCGGCTCCGGAACGCAGACGGCCTCGCTCGGCAACGAAGGCGATCAGTACAAATCGGCCTACGGCCACGTCCTGTCCGGCGACTACAGCGTCGCCGAACAGGAGTTCCGCCAATATATCGACAGCTACCCGAACAGCTCCCGCGCAGCCGATGCCAACTTCTGGCTTGGCGAAGCACTTTATTCGCAGGGCAAATACAATGATGCGGCCAAGACTTTCCTGAACGCGCATCAGAAATACAGCACCTCGGAAAAGGCGCCGGAAATGCTGCTGAAGCTTGGCATGTCGCTCGCCGCGCTGGACAACAAGGATACGGCTTGTGCGACGCTGCGCGAAGTGACCAAGCGTTATCCGAAGGCTTCGAAGGCCGTTACCACCAAAGTAGCTAGCGAACAAAAGCGTCTTGCCTGCTGA
- the pal gene encoding peptidoglycan-associated lipoprotein Pal: MSRIANPAVGHMQNLARNPIMIALFVGLSLAGCASKKGLPNDANGLGLNGAGNAAPGSPQDFTVNVGDRIFFDTDSSSIRADAAQTLDRQAQWLARYPNYAITVEGHADERGTREYNLALGARRAAATKDYLASRGVPAQRMKTISYGKERPVATCDDISCWSQNRRAVTVLNGAGS, translated from the coding sequence ATGAGCCGCATCGCAAACCCGGCCGTTGGCCACATGCAAAACCTCGCCCGCAACCCGATCATGATCGCACTTTTCGTCGGCCTTTCATTGGCTGGCTGCGCTTCTAAAAAGGGCTTGCCGAACGATGCCAACGGTCTTGGCCTCAATGGCGCCGGCAATGCCGCTCCGGGCTCGCCGCAGGATTTCACGGTCAATGTTGGCGATCGCATCTTCTTCGATACCGACAGCTCGTCGATCCGCGCCGATGCCGCCCAGACGCTCGATCGTCAGGCTCAGTGGCTCGCCCGTTATCCGAACTATGCAATCACCGTCGAAGGCCATGCCGACGAGCGCGGTACGCGCGAATACAACCTCGCTCTCGGCGCCCGCCGTGCTGCCGCTACCAAGGACTATCTCGCTTCGCGCGGTGTTCCGGCTCAGCGCATGAAGACGATCTCCTACGGCAAGGAACGCCCGGTCGCCACCTGCGACGATATTTCCTGCTGGTCGCAGAACCGCCGCGCCGTCACCGTGCTCAACGGCGCTGGTTCCTGA
- the tolB gene encoding Tol-Pal system beta propeller repeat protein TolB, which produces MIRKSLVRLLLVLAGLTAALATPAYAVVEININKGNVQPMPIAITDLLSNDGLGAQVSGVIAADLQRSGLFAPINKQAFIEKISNPDSTPRFQDWTAINAQALVTGRVTQEGGRLRAEFRLWDTYGNQQMVGQQFYAQPDNWRRVAHIIADAIYEKITGEKGYFDTRVVFVAESGPKTARKTQLGIMDQDGFNARMLTDGSDLVLTPRFSPNRQEVTYMSFANQQPRVYLLQLQTGQRELVGNFPGMTFSPRFSPDGQRVIMSLQQEGNANIYTMDLRSRTTTRLTSTAAIDTSPSYSPDGTQIAFESDRGGKQQIYVMNADGSNQHRISFGDGAYSTPVWSPRGDLIAFTKQSGQSFSIGVMKPDGSGERLLTTGFHNEGPTWAPNGRVIMFFREPQGSSGPQLYSIDLTGYNEQKIPTPGFASDPAWSPLLE; this is translated from the coding sequence ATGATTAGAAAATCCCTCGTTCGTCTCCTGCTGGTGCTGGCAGGCCTGACGGCAGCCCTCGCCACTCCGGCCTATGCTGTGGTCGAGATCAACATCAACAAGGGCAACGTCCAGCCGATGCCAATCGCCATCACCGACCTTCTGTCGAATGATGGCCTCGGTGCCCAGGTCTCCGGCGTCATCGCTGCCGACCTGCAGCGGTCCGGCCTGTTCGCACCGATCAACAAGCAGGCCTTTATCGAGAAGATCAGCAATCCCGATTCGACACCGCGCTTCCAGGATTGGACCGCAATCAACGCTCAGGCGCTGGTGACCGGCCGGGTGACGCAGGAGGGCGGCCGCCTACGCGCCGAGTTCCGCCTGTGGGACACCTATGGCAACCAGCAGATGGTCGGCCAGCAGTTCTATGCGCAGCCGGACAACTGGCGCCGGGTCGCCCACATCATCGCCGACGCGATCTATGAGAAGATCACGGGCGAGAAGGGCTATTTCGACACCCGCGTCGTGTTCGTCGCCGAAAGCGGCCCGAAGACGGCCCGCAAGACGCAGCTCGGCATCATGGACCAAGACGGCTTCAATGCCCGCATGCTGACTGATGGCAGCGACCTCGTGCTGACGCCGCGCTTCTCGCCGAACCGGCAGGAAGTGACCTACATGTCCTTCGCCAACCAGCAGCCCCGCGTCTATCTGCTGCAACTGCAGACGGGCCAGCGCGAGCTGGTCGGCAATTTTCCCGGCATGACCTTTTCGCCGCGCTTCTCGCCGGATGGCCAGCGGGTGATCATGAGCCTGCAGCAGGAAGGCAATGCCAACATCTATACGATGGATCTGCGTTCGCGCACGACGACCCGCCTGACGTCGACGGCCGCCATCGATACGTCGCCGTCCTATTCGCCTGACGGCACGCAGATCGCCTTCGAAAGCGACCGCGGCGGCAAGCAGCAGATCTATGTGATGAATGCGGATGGTTCTAACCAGCACCGCATTTCCTTCGGCGACGGCGCCTATTCGACGCCGGTCTGGTCGCCGCGCGGCGATCTTATTGCCTTCACCAAGCAGTCCGGCCAGTCGTTCTCCATCGGCGTCATGAAGCCGGACGGTTCGGGCGAGCGTCTGCTGACCACGGGCTTCCATAATGAAGGTCCGACCTGGGCGCCGAATGGCCGCGTCATCATGTTCTTCCGCGAACCGCAGGGTTCCAGCGGACCGCAGCTCTATTCGATCGACCTGACGGGTTACAACGAACAGAAGATCCCGACCCCGGGCTTCGCCTCAGACCCGGCCTGGTCGCCGCTCCTCGAGTAG
- the tolR gene encoding protein TolR, whose amino-acid sequence MAMSVGGKGGGGGRRGGRRGGSRGGPIADINVTPLVDVMLVLLIIFMVAAPMMTSGVPIDLPQTQAGALNAQTQPITISIKQDGQVFLQETQIDVAEIAAKLQAIATTGYNERIFVRGDGKAPYGVIADVMSRIQEAGYKNIGLVTQQITDH is encoded by the coding sequence ATGGCAATGTCTGTTGGAGGCAAAGGTGGCGGCGGTGGCCGCCGGGGCGGGCGTCGCGGCGGTAGCCGGGGCGGCCCTATCGCCGATATCAACGTGACGCCGCTGGTCGACGTCATGCTCGTGCTGCTGATCATCTTCATGGTGGCCGCGCCGATGATGACATCAGGTGTTCCGATCGACCTGCCGCAAACGCAGGCCGGCGCCTTGAATGCCCAGACCCAGCCGATCACCATTTCCATCAAGCAGGACGGCCAGGTCTTCCTGCAGGAAACGCAGATCGACGTGGCCGAGATTGCCGCCAAGCTACAGGCGATCGCCACCACCGGCTATAATGAACGTATTTTCGTACGTGGCGACGGGAAAGCGCCTTATGGCGTCATCGCCGACGTCATGTCGCGCATTCAGGAGGCTGGTTACAAGAATATCGGCCTGGTTACGCAGCAGATAACGGATCACTGA
- the tolQ gene encoding protein TolQ, producing MEQVALAAATTPDITLWSLFMQAGFVVKLVMLGLLAASVWTWAIVIDKYLSYARARRQFDHFEQVFWSGQSLEELYRTLSERTNTGLSAIFVAAMREWKKSFERGARSPIGLQMRIDRAMDVTLARESEHLVARLGSLATIGSAGPFIGLFGTVVGIMTSFQAIAGSKSTNLAVVAPGIAEALLATAIGLVAAIPAVIAYNKFSADAGKLSARMEGFADEFSAILSRQIDEKLQPRQAAQ from the coding sequence ATGGAACAAGTAGCATTGGCAGCGGCCACCACACCGGACATCACTCTCTGGTCGCTTTTCATGCAGGCGGGCTTTGTGGTCAAGCTCGTGATGCTCGGACTGCTCGCGGCATCTGTATGGACCTGGGCGATCGTCATCGACAAATATCTGAGCTACGCTCGGGCACGCCGGCAGTTCGATCATTTCGAACAGGTCTTCTGGTCGGGACAGTCGCTCGAGGAGCTCTATCGCACGCTTTCGGAGCGTACCAATACGGGGCTGAGTGCCATCTTCGTTGCCGCCATGCGCGAATGGAAGAAGTCCTTCGAGCGCGGAGCGCGTTCGCCGATCGGCCTGCAGATGCGTATCGATCGCGCCATGGACGTCACGCTGGCGCGTGAATCGGAACATCTGGTCGCCCGCCTCGGATCGCTTGCGACCATCGGCTCCGCCGGTCCGTTCATCGGCCTGTTCGGCACCGTCGTCGGTATCATGACCTCGTTCCAGGCGATCGCCGGTTCGAAGTCGACCAACCTCGCGGTCGTTGCTCCCGGTATCGCAGAAGCCTTGCTCGCGACCGCGATCGGCCTCGTCGCCGCTATCCCGGCGGTTATCGCCTACAACAAGTTCTCGGCCGATGCCGGCAAGCTGTCGGCGCGCATGGAAGGTTTTGCGGACGAATTCTCCGCCATCCTGTCGCGCCAGATCGATGAGAAGCTGCAGCCGCGCCAGGCAGCGCAATAA